The proteins below are encoded in one region of Peribacillus muralis:
- the hemQ gene encoding hydrogen peroxide-dependent heme synthase: MSEAAQTLDGWYCLHDFRLIDWASWKTLSSDERQLAISEFQGLLEKWNMTQSDNEGSHALYSIVGQKADFMLMFARPTMEELNAIENEFNKTKLAEYSIPAYSYVSVVELSNYLAGGDGEDPYQNPHVRSRLYPILPKSKHVCFYPMDKRREGDDNWYMLSMEERKGLMRSHGLIGRSYAGKVKQIISGSVGFDDYEWGVTLFADDVLQFKKLIYEMRFDEVSARYAAFGSFFVGNILPEENIASFLYV, translated from the coding sequence ATGAGTGAAGCAGCACAAACACTGGACGGCTGGTATTGTCTACATGATTTCCGCCTGATCGATTGGGCTTCTTGGAAAACGTTATCAAGCGACGAACGCCAACTAGCCATTTCGGAGTTCCAAGGATTACTTGAGAAATGGAATATGACACAAAGCGACAACGAAGGCAGCCATGCCCTCTATTCCATCGTTGGCCAGAAAGCGGATTTCATGCTCATGTTTGCCCGCCCGACAATGGAAGAATTGAATGCAATCGAAAACGAATTCAATAAAACGAAGCTTGCCGAATATTCCATTCCCGCTTATTCATACGTTTCAGTTGTGGAGCTAAGCAATTATCTAGCAGGCGGAGATGGTGAGGACCCTTATCAGAACCCTCATGTACGTTCCAGACTGTATCCAATCCTGCCAAAATCAAAACATGTTTGCTTCTATCCAATGGACAAGCGTCGTGAAGGCGATGATAACTGGTATATGCTTTCCATGGAAGAACGCAAAGGCTTGATGCGTTCACATGGCTTGATTGGCCGCAGTTATGCTGGCAAGGTAAAACAAATCATTTCCGGTTCTGTCGGTTTTGACGACTATGAATGGGGCGTAACCCTCTTCGCAGATGATGTCCTTCAATTCAAGAAATTGATTTATGAAATGCGTTTTGATGAAGTGAGCGCCCGTTACGCTGCGTTCGGCTCTTTCTTTGTAGGCAATATCCTGCCTGAAGAAAACATAGCCTCTTTCCTCTACGTATAA
- the gerQ gene encoding spore coat protein GerQ, which translates to MSQNNPYGNYPYGGSPYYPNENNESSQRQQVPYQQQQSYGQQQQAYQQPAYQPQQPTIAGTPQQIPMPMNQSTPGPQVPGMLPVEASYIENILRLNKGKLATVYTTFENNKEWNAKIFKGIIEAAGRDHLIISDPQTGKRYLIPMVYLDYITFDEEIEYDYPFGGGAGLATYSPR; encoded by the coding sequence ATGTCACAGAATAATCCTTATGGTAACTACCCTTATGGAGGAAGTCCTTATTACCCGAATGAAAACAATGAGTCGAGCCAGCGGCAGCAGGTACCTTACCAGCAGCAGCAGTCATATGGGCAGCAGCAACAAGCATATCAACAGCCAGCATACCAGCCACAGCAGCCAACGATCGCTGGCACCCCGCAGCAGATCCCGATGCCCATGAATCAATCGACACCCGGTCCACAGGTTCCAGGCATGCTTCCAGTCGAAGCATCATACATCGAAAACATCTTGCGCTTGAACAAAGGGAAGTTGGCGACTGTTTATACGACGTTTGAAAATAATAAAGAATGGAATGCAAAGATCTTCAAAGGAATCATCGAGGCTGCAGGGCGGGACCACCTGATCATAAGCGATCCTCAAACCGGCAAACGGTATTTAATCCCGATGGTCTACTTGGACTATATTACCTTTGATGAAGAAATTGAATACGACTATCCATTTGGCGGCGGCGCTGGGCTTGCCACCTATTCGCCAAGGTGA
- a CDS encoding DUF423 domain-containing protein, with product MKLFIILGAINGFIAVALGAFGAHGLEGKIPDKYLETWQTAVQYQMFHAVGLLVIGLLAGKISSPLINWSGWLMLIGIILFSGSLFVLSVTQIKVLGAITPLGGVSFLTAWVLMIIAAYKYL from the coding sequence GTGAAACTGTTCATCATTTTAGGCGCAATCAATGGGTTCATTGCTGTCGCACTAGGCGCATTCGGTGCACATGGGCTCGAAGGGAAGATTCCCGATAAATACTTGGAAACATGGCAAACGGCCGTTCAATATCAAATGTTCCATGCGGTAGGTTTGTTGGTGATCGGTTTATTGGCAGGGAAAATTTCAAGCCCGCTAATCAACTGGTCCGGCTGGCTGATGTTAATAGGGATCATCCTGTTTTCCGGAAGCCTGTTCGTCCTGAGCGTTACACAGATCAAGGTGTTGGGGGCCATCACACCGCTTGGCGGAGTGTCGTTCCTGACGGCTTGGGTATTGATGATCATTGCTGCCTATAAGTACTTGTAG
- a CDS encoding YwdI family protein has protein sequence MDISSIKMLDKIEELASKAKQANSEDKVQGYVIAIKALCEVMVDEKAGSVGISKPIALSQPIMSATPNVEPVKMDEANGESLFDF, from the coding sequence TTGGATATTTCTTCAATAAAAATGCTCGATAAAATCGAAGAACTTGCTTCGAAGGCAAAGCAGGCAAATTCAGAGGATAAGGTTCAGGGTTATGTCATTGCCATTAAAGCCTTATGTGAAGTAATGGTTGATGAAAAAGCGGGAAGCGTCGGCATATCGAAGCCAATCGCATTGTCCCAGCCCATCATGTCGGCCACTCCCAATGTAGAGCCGGTTAAAATGGATGAAGCCAATGGGGAGTCTTTATTCGATTTTTAA
- a CDS encoding uracil-DNA glycosylase: MVKQILTNDWWPLLKEEFKKEYYRELREFIKREYEEQVIHPDQDDIFNALHYTPYESVKVVILGQDPYHGPDQAHGLSFSVKPEVRIPPSLRNIFKELHADLGSDIPNDGYLVEWAKQGVLLLNAVLTVREGEAHSHRGKGWEIFTNQIIRLLNERQKPIVFILWGKPAQTKIPLIDVSRHKIITSVHPSPLSASRGFFGSKPFSKTNQFLMDMGESTIDWEIS, from the coding sequence ATGGTAAAGCAGATATTGACAAATGATTGGTGGCCTCTATTGAAAGAGGAATTCAAAAAAGAATATTACCGGGAGCTAAGGGAATTCATAAAGCGAGAGTATGAAGAGCAAGTCATTCATCCGGATCAGGATGATATTTTCAATGCCCTTCATTATACGCCTTATGAAAGCGTAAAGGTGGTCATCCTTGGGCAGGATCCTTACCATGGGCCCGATCAAGCGCACGGCCTCAGCTTTTCCGTTAAACCTGAGGTGCGCATTCCGCCTTCATTAAGAAATATCTTTAAGGAGCTGCATGCTGATTTAGGTTCTGATATTCCCAATGATGGATACCTTGTTGAATGGGCTAAGCAAGGGGTGCTTCTCTTGAATGCCGTCTTGACTGTCCGTGAAGGAGAAGCGCATTCACACCGCGGAAAAGGGTGGGAAATTTTCACTAATCAAATCATCCGCCTGCTGAATGAGCGGCAGAAACCGATCGTTTTCATCCTATGGGGAAAACCTGCCCAAACGAAAATCCCTTTGATTGATGTAAGCCGCCATAAAATCATTACATCCGTTCATCCTAGTCCGCTTTCGGCATCCCGTGGTTTCTTTGGCAGCAAACCGTTTTCCAAAACCAATCAATTTCTAATGGATATGGGGGAATCGACCATTGACTGGGAAATCTCATGA
- a CDS encoding phospholipase D family protein, whose translation MKKWYKRKRFYLLVGILLVVTAVIVYNSYKPLPKGISYEGKVHHVEDVDFIYDLSYHDEQGNLKHEQRIFQTINEAIEEADSYIIIDMFLFNDFYDEKINFPKLTKTLTDELVAQKKKKPGLQVIFITDEVNTSYNAYELEALETLKQNGIDVVVTNLDRLRDPNPLYSGVYRTFFQWFGEQGKGWIVNPMAKTAPKVTIRSYLRLMNIKANHRKVVATEKTAIISSANPHDASGFHSNIAFQMKGNIIDDFIKAEEAASNFSGGPKTFPEFNETTEDRGPISVQLLTEGKINTHVLKAINDTRKGDKIHLAMFYIADREVVEALTDAARRGVKIQMILDPNQNAFGSEKIGLPNLPVAAEFEKLGDENISIRWYKTDKEQFHTKLMMIKKEKETIVLGGSANYTSRNLDDFNLEANVEIHAPNDADISYDVADYFQRLWTNRNGTYTADYSEYQKNLPVFKYLTYRIQKVFRFTTY comes from the coding sequence ATGAAAAAATGGTACAAAAGAAAACGATTTTACCTGCTTGTCGGCATTTTGCTCGTCGTGACAGCAGTGATCGTCTATAACAGCTACAAGCCACTTCCCAAAGGCATTTCCTATGAAGGGAAGGTTCATCACGTCGAGGATGTCGATTTCATCTATGATCTTTCCTATCACGATGAACAAGGGAACCTTAAACATGAGCAGCGCATTTTTCAAACCATCAATGAAGCCATCGAAGAGGCCGACTCTTATATCATAATCGATATGTTTTTGTTCAATGATTTTTACGATGAAAAGATAAACTTCCCTAAGCTAACCAAAACGCTGACGGATGAACTGGTTGCCCAAAAGAAAAAGAAACCCGGACTTCAGGTGATATTCATTACCGATGAAGTGAATACTTCCTATAATGCATACGAGCTGGAGGCGCTTGAAACCTTGAAGCAAAATGGGATCGATGTCGTCGTGACCAATTTAGACCGGCTTCGCGACCCCAACCCTCTCTATTCCGGTGTGTACCGGACCTTTTTCCAATGGTTTGGCGAACAGGGGAAAGGCTGGATCGTCAATCCAATGGCCAAGACTGCACCAAAGGTAACCATTCGTTCTTACCTTAGACTGATGAATATTAAAGCCAATCACAGGAAAGTGGTCGCCACCGAAAAAACGGCAATCATCTCATCTGCCAATCCCCATGACGCGAGCGGCTTCCATTCCAATATCGCGTTTCAGATGAAGGGGAATATCATCGATGATTTCATTAAAGCGGAAGAAGCGGCTTCGAATTTCTCCGGTGGTCCAAAGACATTCCCGGAGTTCAACGAGACGACTGAGGATAGAGGACCGATCTCGGTACAATTGCTTACGGAAGGAAAAATCAATACGCATGTACTTAAAGCGATTAACGATACCAGGAAAGGGGACAAAATCCACCTTGCCATGTTTTACATCGCCGACCGTGAAGTGGTCGAAGCGTTGACGGATGCAGCTAGACGGGGCGTGAAAATCCAAATGATCCTGGACCCGAATCAGAATGCCTTCGGAAGTGAAAAAATCGGTCTGCCCAACCTTCCTGTTGCCGCCGAATTTGAAAAATTGGGAGATGAAAACATTTCGATCCGCTGGTACAAAACCGATAAAGAACAATTTCATACAAAGTTGATGATGATAAAAAAAGAAAAAGAAACGATCGTTCTTGGCGGGTCAGCCAATTACACCTCACGTAATCTCGATGACTTTAACCTTGAAGCGAATGTTGAAATCCATGCACCAAATGATGCGGACATTTCTTATGATGTCGCTGATTATTTTCAAAGGCTGTGGACAAATCGCAACGGAACATACACTGCCGACTATAGTGAATATCAGAAGAATCTTCCCGTTTTCAAATATTTAACATACCGCATCCAGAAGGTGTTTCGCTTCACCACTTATTAA
- a CDS encoding general stress protein → MYQVHVVENGLQAKEKIDELVTSGYTKDDVYLFAHDKTRSKHLTENTHTEDVGMKEQGFLDTIGNLFKSRGDELRNRMSNLGLTDMEAERYEEVLDEGKVVIVASK, encoded by the coding sequence ATGTATCAAGTACATGTAGTAGAAAACGGTTTACAAGCAAAGGAAAAAATTGACGAGTTAGTTACTTCAGGATATACGAAGGACGATGTTTATTTGTTCGCTCACGATAAAACCCGTTCGAAGCACCTAACCGAGAATACGCATACAGAAGATGTGGGAATGAAGGAACAAGGCTTCCTTGATACGATCGGCAATCTATTCAAATCACGCGGAGATGAGCTTCGTAACCGAATGAGCAATCTAGGACTTACTGACATGGAAGCAGAACGCTATGAGGAAGTGCTTGATGAGGGCAAAGTCGTCATCGTCGCTTCGAAATAA
- a CDS encoding MoeB/ThiF family adenylyltransferase: MKERHSRQILFAPIGETGQLKIRRKHVLILGAGALGAANAEALTRAGVGKLTIVDRDYVELSNLQRQQMYTERDVEERLPKAEAAKRHIREIDHGVQVNAVIMDATAQNLERQLDAVDLILDATDNFETRMIINDLSQKLHIPWIYGACVGSVGMTLPIVPGQTPCLHCLLKTIPIQGMTCDTGGIISPAVTMVAAHQTAEALKILTEDWGAVRPALVIFDLWRNQYQSVKLTKAKTKDCLSCGEQRSYPFLTRENATKTAILCGRDTVQVRPPRPVKLQLEKLAKDLIGSGYVVTFNPFLVSCEKDGERIVIFEDGRALIHGTKDMIQAKAMYQSILG; encoded by the coding sequence TTGAAAGAACGACATTCCAGGCAGATCTTATTTGCCCCGATTGGTGAGACGGGCCAATTGAAAATAAGGAGGAAGCATGTCTTGATTCTGGGGGCAGGGGCTTTGGGAGCTGCAAATGCCGAGGCCCTCACCCGTGCGGGAGTAGGGAAGCTAACCATCGTGGATCGGGATTATGTGGAGCTTAGTAATTTACAGCGCCAGCAAATGTATACAGAACGGGATGTCGAAGAGAGGCTGCCAAAGGCTGAAGCCGCAAAGCGTCATATACGTGAAATCGATCATGGGGTGCAAGTGAACGCCGTCATCATGGATGCAACTGCGCAAAACTTGGAACGGCAGCTTGATGCTGTTGATTTGATACTGGATGCAACCGATAACTTCGAAACACGGATGATCATCAATGACCTGTCCCAAAAGCTTCATATTCCATGGATTTATGGGGCTTGCGTCGGCAGCGTCGGCATGACCTTGCCGATCGTTCCCGGACAAACGCCTTGCTTGCACTGCTTGCTTAAAACGATTCCCATTCAAGGCATGACCTGTGACACAGGCGGAATCATATCACCGGCGGTAACGATGGTAGCTGCGCATCAAACGGCGGAGGCCTTGAAAATCCTTACTGAAGATTGGGGAGCGGTTCGACCAGCGCTCGTTATATTCGATCTGTGGCGGAATCAATATCAATCGGTAAAATTAACAAAAGCGAAAACGAAAGATTGCCTCTCTTGCGGTGAGCAGAGGTCGTATCCCTTTTTAACTAGGGAAAACGCAACGAAAACAGCGATCCTTTGCGGTAGGGACACTGTACAGGTCAGGCCGCCCAGGCCCGTCAAGCTGCAGCTCGAGAAGCTGGCGAAGGATCTGATCGGAAGCGGCTATGTAGTGACATTCAATCCTTTTCTAGTCTCCTGTGAAAAGGATGGAGAGCGGATTGTCATTTTCGAGGATGGCAGGGCGCTGATACATGGCACGAAGGATATGATCCAAGCAAAGGCAATGTATCAAAGTATACTAGGATAA
- the moaD gene encoding molybdopterin converting factor subunit 1 yields MIKVLLFAQLRDESGKEAISIEGNGWSVAELKGKMEAEYQLGGLETVMTAVNEEFADDNTILSDGDTVAFIPPVSGG; encoded by the coding sequence ATGATTAAAGTACTCTTATTTGCCCAATTAAGAGATGAATCAGGAAAAGAGGCTATTTCCATAGAAGGAAATGGGTGGAGTGTGGCTGAGTTGAAAGGGAAAATGGAGGCGGAATATCAATTGGGAGGCCTCGAAACAGTGATGACGGCGGTCAATGAAGAATTCGCCGATGATAACACGATTCTTTCAGATGGTGATACAGTGGCCTTCATTCCACCTGTAAGCGGAGGCTGA
- a CDS encoding molybdenum cofactor biosynthesis protein MoaE, protein MNYNLSKEPIVIQDVIDKVVKRNAGAITTFIGTVRELTKGKKTLFLVYEAYEPMAIKKLAQIGAEIKVRWPEAETAITHRVGKLDITDIAVVIAVSTPHRNDAYEANRYAIERIKEIVPIWKKEHWEDGETWIGNQLETVSYPTGKPKEVDIHD, encoded by the coding sequence ATGAATTATAACCTATCAAAAGAGCCGATCGTCATCCAGGATGTGATTGATAAAGTAGTTAAACGAAATGCAGGGGCCATCACGACCTTTATTGGGACGGTGCGGGAATTGACCAAGGGGAAAAAAACGCTATTCTTGGTTTACGAGGCATATGAACCGATGGCAATCAAGAAATTAGCGCAAATCGGAGCGGAAATCAAGGTTCGGTGGCCTGAAGCGGAAACGGCGATCACCCATCGTGTAGGTAAACTGGACATTACGGATATTGCTGTCGTCATTGCCGTTAGTACGCCGCATCGAAATGATGCATATGAGGCAAATCGGTATGCAATTGAAAGAATTAAAGAAATTGTCCCGATCTGGAAAAAGGAACATTGGGAAGATGGGGAGACGTGGATCGGGAATCAGTTGGAAACCGTTTCATATCCAACCGGAAAACCGAAGGAGGTGGATATCCATGATTAA